The Salmo trutta chromosome 27, fSalTru1.1, whole genome shotgun sequence genome includes the window tgttttaacctttatttaactaggcaagtcagttaagaacattcttattttcaatgacggcctaggaacagtgggttaactgccttgttcaggggcagaacgacagatttgtactttgtcagcttgaggattcgatcttgcaacctttcagttactagtccaatgctctaaccactagtctacgcTGCCGCCCCTGATTGAGATACTTAGGATCTCAGCGGCGCACACATTCAAAGGAAAAGGGAAGTTACGCATTTAGCATTCCAGTGACCTCAAAGTAGCTATGTTAGTTTTCAATATGTCTGTCACATCACAATGAATTTGAACATAAAGGTTAAATGTATTAACTATAACTGGCTTAAGTGTAAATGAAGCCTTTGTTGCTCGTCAAacaacaatgtattttttttggtGTCCTTTGTTTCTTCTTCAGCCAGAACATGGAAGATCCTCTCCTTTGTGGTTGCCCTTCCGGGAGTTGCAGTGTGCATGTTGAACATGTACCTGAAAATGCAGCACCATGCTGCACACCATGTGGAGCCAGAGTTTGTCCCTTACAGCCATCTGCGCATTCGCAGCAAGGTCTGATCAATTATGGCAAGATCCTAAATAGTTATTGTTGCAAAACGTATTTCtttgattaaatacttttttgcatTGTCTAATTTTGCCTTGAGTAGTTACATTTGAATTTGCCCCCTGTTAattgactttgtcattatgttaACTTGCTTCTTCTCACCAGCGTTTCCCTTGGGGTGATGGCAACAAGAGCCTGTTCCACAACTCTGAAGTGAATGCCCTCCCTGATGGCTATGAGGGACGTGATGAGTGATCTCTCCCTCAGACCACCTCACACACTGGGACCAGTCTCTTTCCTCAACTCATTACTGTTATTGGACCACACTCCCCAAACCGTTTACTCTTCTCTATTCTATTATGTTTACCTCTGTGCACCTGCCACAAGGGACCCAAAATGTTACTTACATTTTTCTGGACCATTAACACCATTTCTGCTTAaacttaaataaaataaataattaccgAAATACATTGGTGTTTGTATCTCAACTTGACACAATATGGTTTCTAATGTCTGTTTCTCCAAATGTGTTTTAGAATAACGAAAGGAGTTTAGAACTTCATGTTTCAGAACGACGCACTGTTTGACCCTATTACACCTGTACTTTCACATGACTAACTTGTGATTTGCATTACTCTTGCAAACCAGtagggttgtcactagttaccacagccacaaagtcaaaatggtctatgaaaatgtataacacatttacatttgtATTAAAGTTGAgccataaggttagcagtgtggttaagctTAGGCTTGAAATGAGATTAAGAGATTGTAGAAATAGGtggggtttagccataattatggctgtggtaactagtgatgaccTGTTAGTAAATCTGTTTTTCAGTTGTAAAATTGTCTGAAACAGTCTTGCAAAGAAAGTTTATGAAATTTGAAAGTATTCTGCTGAGATGACTTTAATGTGTTATCTTGAAAAATGGTGAGGAAGAGTGCGTGAACTTCATTTGGAGCAAGATTGTTGGGTAAGCTAAACGTCAGCCAGCTGGTAGCTTGCTTGACATGGCACATGCtacaaagtgaaattatgttttccACTAATACTTTTAAGCTGTTCTGATCAGTttgctttatttaaaaaataaataaaaaagtctcCAATTGCCAGCAACAGTTGGTTCAATAGTGAATGCATGGCAAATCAACATACAGTATGCCTACCTATGCATTTTACCTAGGATCTAACTCAAATTCGAATTAATCCACTCTTAATCTGACTATAAATGTAGGGCGAGGGATGAATGTGGAAGACAGCCTTTGAGCGAagcagtataacctgctgacagCTGTGGTTGAGATCACTGCCTGACTCAAGGTGGGACTGTCACCTTATCTGAGGTTCTATTCTCCTGTATTAAATTGGGCTTCTATCCTTAGTCGGCCATTCTATAGTCCCTACTTTTCTATTGGTAGTATTGATATGGTGTTATGTAATTTTACACTGATTTCTTGGTGATTTGCAAATGCATGAACAACTTGTATGATGGGTCAAAGGTGAGGGTGACTACAAGAGCTGGAATCTGATACTTCTATCCTGAAGAGGTAGGGACATCAAAGATGTGTTCCCTAGGTGAGATTATTGATACTAACTGCGTACCAAGAATGATCCCTGTTTTTATTGATGATCCCATACCCATATGACGGCCCGTAAGACATCTTGAAATGTTTGACGCTTACAGATAAAGTGCAATGGTCTGATACATTCACCCACATCTCAGATGTATAGACCATTGTAATGAGAATGCTCATCCACTAAACCAGTTAAAATGCCACAGGGTTGTTTAGTGATGTTTTTGTGTCTCCATCCCCCGTGTAGATGTCATAATTACTCTCCATGCTGCTGTCGCTCAGGCCTTAAGCTGTTATGTGGAAATACCAGACGTCAGTATCTGTGACTTCCTCAATCAGCTTATAAATCACTTTAGTTTTTATAACGGCCCTATCCGCCAGAGTTACAAGGTACAGTCATCTCTAACACTTATTTTAGCTGTGTACAGCAATCTGTCATATccatatcaaattgtattagtcacaagcactgaatacaacagatgtagaccttagtgaaatgcttacttacgagcccttaaccaacaatgcagttaaaaaagtCTTAATTTCACATAGATGTATGTTAATCAAGGATTATTTTTTTGCTAATGCTAAATATGTCTCCCTCTGATTTGCCTTGCATTTAGATCTACAGTCAGGAAGATTTTGCAGTTCAATGGGAACAGTACCTCTACCACTTACAAGGAGGCTTCACTGAACTCCACCACATCTTCAGTTGCTTGAGCACCATTGACTCTACACATGTAAGTAATAAGGAGTTTGTTGATATATCAATACCTATTTCATTCATTACTTATGTTTATTAACTTCTGGCCTAGCCTGGCAATATTTTCCTTGTTTCATGTGTGACATTTTGATTCTCAGATATTGACCCACTTCTCCTACTCAAGGCTGCCCTAATTCTGCAGGCCTGTCAGCGCTGCCCTCTAGTGTTAACTGGTTGTTTACTCTATCGGTGGTGGTAAACTGTCTGACCAAAGGACTAGAATAGTTAACCACAGATTAAAAAACAAGTCTTTGCTCCACAGGGTTGACAGCACACAGATGCCCCCTAATCTCACAGTGAAAGTCCTGGTTCATTTTTttaatcctttatttaactaggcaggtcagttaagaacaaattcttattttcaatgacggcctaggaacagtgaacgactgatttttaccttgtcagctcagggacgctctaaccactaggctacctgccaccccatgaaACTGAAACGTTCAACCAGTGGCTGATCATTTAGGTGCTTCTCTCCTTTGAGATTTTAGAAATCATCTTGTGATCATCTTAATTTGTTGAGGTTCCTTCTAAGTTGGGTTGTTGTATTATGCATCACTATCTGAATACAAAAGCTATGCTTTAGATTGTTTTACGAAGTCAGCAGTTTAAGTAACAGGCCTTGCCATACATTTTTGCTTATACTTTGCCTTAGGACCAGAGACCCGATGGACTGAGTTCTTTCAGCTCTTCTGGCAGCACCTCTCTATTTAGCGCAGTGACCTCCACTGTGTTCCTGACCGCCGCTGAACTACAgtatctgctctcctctcctgtgtacAGAGCATCCAGGTACTTCACCCCCCTCAGGAAGAAACCCACCTCCATCCTCCACTGTAGAAACACTTTCCTtcgtaacactttatttggatagtccatctgtagatgctttacagactatcagtaacatttcaactatctaTCTACTAACctcagctctaaccctaaccttaccaaGCAGTTCCTTATCAACgcatagtttgttgatagtatgactaTCCGGACTATCCAGATGAAGTGTGACCCTTTTCTGGTAAACACTCTTACTCGAGTGAGTTATGTGTTCCGTCCTGATACAGTAATCTCAAAGCCAAGTGAAAGTTAGGGTTAGACACGTTTGGAATGGTCGCAACCCTGATGTGAGTGTAAATTGTTGAGACTCTTTGTCCTACAGATCCCGATCTACTCCAAGGGAGTGACCCCGGAAGTCCCGGCTCCTGTCAAGAACCCTATCTGACACACCGACCACTGATCCATCTGACCTGGACCCCACACACTATCTCTCCGCTATCCCTCCACTAGTTGCTATTTAGCCCAAGTCCTTCATTTCACACTCCTGGCCCTCTCAGCCCCTCACCTATCAAGGTCGCTCCAGAGACCTCTCATCATACCTTGTCCAATGGAAAGCTGTCCCATGAGGTGGAAGAGAGTGTCACAGGAGGTTCGTACGACCACAGTTTTAACAACATAAAGGGTGGGAGCAATGAGTCAGGTCTTGCAGGAGAAGGCAAGTCAATGCAAAACAACGACAGACGTCACGTCAATGGACAGAATGGAGGTAGTATTGCACTGGGTGGAGAAAAGTCTGCAGCCCACAGGTTCAGCGGTGAGGAGTCCCGAGCGCCTGGCAGTCAGAGGATGGGGAATGTGGGAGATAAGGCGTTTAGGGTGAAGGAACGACACGGGAGTAAAGTCCAGCAGGTGGCTtgccccccacctcccccttGCCCTGTGAGAACTCTACAGATGCCCCCTTTCTCCCCACGGCACTACCAGCACAGGGTGAGAGGGCTGGTACTGGCCCTACTGGTAGAGACACAATTCCACAGCGACACTGCAGCCACAAAGGAAGTGGTGAGGAACTGTTGGGGAATATGGGAGGGATATGAATGTTTGTTCATGTATGAGTGTTCCACAAGAGATTCCCCTGTCTGGACAACCACATGTTCAACTGTTAGAAAATTAAATAGAATATCTCCACTATTGTCCTACATGTTATTACTGCAGTTTGATATTTTGTCAAACCATTTAATCAGCTATCACCCTGTGGTTTATCCCCAGTATCTCAGAAGCCTGGCATCTCTGAATGGACTGGAGGCACATCTGAGGACTACTGCTCCGGGGGCCTCTGGCCCTCAGGGACACTACACACTGACTGTATACAGAACACGCTCACAAGTGAGGCTCTAATATTCTCAGAGCTCTCTGAAATGTTGTCAAAACCACGGTATATTCCATAGCTCTATTTGTTTTCTCTAGCTGTCCTATCTGACTTTTaccttttttcctctctctatttGTCTGTTGCTTATGATATTTGTGGAACTCTGTCTCCCAGCGTTGACCTTACTGCTGGAGTGAGTAGTAAACTCGGTGCTTTGCAGTAGCTGATTGGGATGTTTTGGGACATTTTGTGGAGCTGTGGTGCCTTGTGAAAATTTGTTTTAGCTGATTGTGGAATCTTGGGGCATTTGTAGTACTTAGTGGTGATTTGAGTTAGTAAGATGCTGTATAGTGTATATACCACCTCTGTCTTTTACTTTCATGGT containing:
- the LOC115164647 gene encoding cytochrome c oxidase subunit 6A, mitochondrial, which gives rise to MAAFGRISQTLLRSSLIQTRQLSATAAHGHGEQTARTWKILSFVVALPGVAVCMLNMYLKMQHHAAHHVEPEFVPYSHLRIRSKRFPWGDGNKSLFHNSEVNALPDGYEGRDE